A genomic stretch from Ovis canadensis isolate MfBH-ARS-UI-01 breed Bighorn chromosome 5, ARS-UI_OviCan_v2, whole genome shotgun sequence includes:
- the ISOC1 gene encoding isochorismatase domain-containing protein 1: MAAAEPAVPALPGGGGAGAGAPSGTVPVLFCFSVFARPATVPHGAGYELLIQKFLSLYGDQIDMHRKFVVQLFAEEWGQYVDLPKGFAVSERCKVRLVPLQIQLTTLGNLTPSSTVFFCCDMQERFRPAIKYFGDIISVGQRLLQGARILGIPVIVTEQYPKGLGSTVQEIDLTGVKLVLPKTKFSMVLPEVEAALAEIPGVRSVVLFGVETHVCIQQTALELVGRGIEVHIVADATSSRSMMDRMFALERLARTGIIVTTSEAVLLQLVADKDHPKFKEIQNLIKASAPESGLLSKV, encoded by the exons ATGGCGGCGGCGGAGCCGGCGGTCCCGGCGctccccggcggcggcggcgcgggcgcgGGGGCGCCGTCGGGCACGGTCCCCGTGCTTTTCTGCTTCTCGGTCTTTGCGCGGCCCGCGACCGTGCCGCACGGCGCGGGCTACGAGCTCCTCATCCAGAAGTTCCTCAGCCTGTACGGCGACCAGATCGACATGCACCGCAAATTCGTAGTGCAGCTCTTCGCGGAGGAGTGGGGCCAGTACGTGGACCTGCCCAAGGGCTTCGCGGTGAGCGAGCGCTGCAAGGTGCGCCTCGTGCCGCTGCAGATCCAG ctcACTACCCTGGGAAATCTTACACCTTCAAGCACTGTGTTTTTCTGCTGTGATATGCAAGAAAGGTTCAGACCAGCCATCAAGTATTTTGGAGATATTATTAGTGTGGGACAGAGATTG TTACAAGGGGCCCGGATTTTAGGAATTCCAGTTATTGTAACAGAACAGTACCCTAAAGGTCTTGGAAGCACTGTTCAAGAAATTGATTTAACAGGTGTAAAGCTGGTACTTCCAAAGACCAAATTTTCAATGGTATTACCAGAAGTGGAAGCAGCATTAGCAGAGATTCCTGGAGTCAGGAGTGTTGTGTTGTTTGGAGTAGAA ACTCATGTGTGCATCCAGCAGACAGCTCTGGAGCTCGTCGGCCGAGGTATCGAGGTTCATATTGTTGCTGATGCCACGTCATCGAGAAGCATGATGGACAGGATGTTTGCCCTTGAG cgTCTTGCTCGGACCGGGATCATTGTGACTACAAGTGAGGCTGTTCTGCTACAGCTGGTGGCTGATAAAGACCATCCAAAATTCAAGGAAATTCAGAATCTAATTAAGGCGAGTGCCCCAGAGTCGGGTCTGCTTTCCAAAGTATAA